Within the Salinicoccus roseus genome, the region TATTCTGCTCCCCCACTATATACAGGACGGGCATATCGAGCATGGAGAGGTCCGCCGTCTCATCGAATGGATACCAACTCTCCTCCTGTGTCAGCCGTAATAGTTCCCGCCAGTTCCCTTCGTGGAGACGATCAAAGTAGGCAGCCGTATCCGGATGCTCCAGCATCTTCTCTTCATTTTCCACATCCAGACGGTTCAGTTCCTCCCAGTTTGACGGCTTTTCCGCCATGATGCCGGAGAGTGTCAGGCTCTTCGTTTTTTCAGGATATTCCTTGGCAAACATCAGCGCTGTCAATCCACCGAGTGAACACCCTGCAATGTGTGCCGACTGGATCTTTAAATCATCCATTGTTTCAGATAGATCGATGGCTGTTTGGGCGAAGTAGTCTGTAAAATCTTCCGCGACGGATTTTCCATGGCCGCGAAGGTCGGGGAGAATGACCAGATTATCTTGATTAAAGTATTCTTTCTGTATTTCAAGTTCAGTTTCTCCTGTCTGGAGCCCGGTATGCAGAAAAACGACAGGCTCTCCTTCACCTGAAACGTCGGTATGCAGAATCATGGATGTCGCTCCCTCCTCTTCTTTATTGGCATGGGTACTGTCTAAAGGATGACTCCTAATTTATCATTACGAGATATGTGATGAGAAAAAGGAATTTTCAATCGTCATCTCACTCGACACATGGAACAGTCGTATTCTTACTTCATAGTATTGTCCTCCTGCTGCCACTTCGACTGAATCCATCCTCAATTTATTTTTCTGGGTGTAATTATTTGGTATGGTAACAGTATAACAAATTTTCTGATTTTTTATCTCGTGATTTCCCATTTCACATAAATCAAAAGGAGTGCTGTTCATTGAAGAAGAAAAAGTTCACAGAGCTTGATGT harbors:
- a CDS encoding alpha/beta fold hydrolase; this encodes MILHTDVSGEGEPVVFLHTGLQTGETELEIQKEYFNQDNLVILPDLRGHGKSVAEDFTDYFAQTAIDLSETMDDLKIQSAHIAGCSLGGLTALMFAKEYPEKTKSLTLSGIMAEKPSNWEELNRLDVENEEKMLEHPDTAAYFDRLHEGNWRELLRLTQEESWYPFDETADLSMLDMPVLYIVGEQNMHEVKGTIRYPKMNPNIHVATIPFAGHVVHLDQPEIYNKMLEIFISQVRN